In Poecile atricapillus isolate bPoeAtr1 chromosome 22, bPoeAtr1.hap1, whole genome shotgun sequence, a genomic segment contains:
- the TMEM52 gene encoding transmembrane protein 52 — MVPVIYCAAQHGSSAGLGVPFQRRPRVLEAAAVAPRGVRGAHGQSPAPWSLPGTCSRETRCFSFGHLLIQSRVSPFPRHRSVLGNNCENSSRCPQNMSDWTSLWYVWLILLTVFLLLLCGVSVSCIKFCCRKKRLPVETFPRHPCDLTVIGLDSDSTAHSTVTSYSSWQYPPSVQIPPVFVDMDKNTVSPPAYSLYAMDLPPSYDEAVQMGKQVAWTNQKLNDIPEQVTPGGLNLSQSPPDTINRDPATQAKSEDSEDATKEQPQV, encoded by the exons ATGGTGCCGGTTATTTATTGCGCTGCCCAGCACGGGTCGTCCGCAGGGCTCGGTGTCCCCTTTCAGCGCCGGCCGCGTGTCCTTGAAGCGGCGGCGGTGGCTCCCCGTGGGGTCCGCGGCGCTCACGGCCAGTCGCCCGCACCCTGGAGCCTCCCGGGCACATGCAGCAGGGAGACGAGGTGCTTCTCCTTTGGCCACCTGCTGATCCAATCCCGCGTTTCCCCCTTTCCTAGGCATCGCTCTGTTCTGGGGAACAACTGTGAGAACTCTTCCCG ATGCCCTCAGAACATGTCTGATTGGACAAGTCTGTGGTATGTCTG GTTGATCTTGCTGACggtgttcctgctcctgctctgtgggGTCTCAGTGAGCTGCATCAAATTCTGCTGCCGGAAGAAGAGGCTTCCAGTGGAGACCTTCCCTCGGCACCCTTGTGACTTGACAGTGATTGGCCTTGACAGTGACAGCACTGCCCACAGCACAGTGACCT caTATAGCTCATGGCAGTACCCTCCAAGTGTGCAGATTCCCCCGGTATTTGTGGATATGGATAAGAACACCGTGTCCCCTCCAGCTTACAGCCTCTATGCTATGGACCTGCCACCTTCCTATGATGAAGCTGTTCAAATGGGAAAGCAAGTGGCATGGACAAACCAGAAACTTAATGACATCCCTGAACAGGTGACACCAGGTGGGCTGAATCTCAGCCAGTCCCCACCTGACACAATCAATAGAGATCCAGCAACACAGGCAAAGTCAGAAGATTCAGAAGATGCCACAAAAGAACAGCCACAGGTCTGA